A genomic stretch from Leptospira johnsonii includes:
- a CDS encoding LytR/AlgR family response regulator transcription factor, which produces MAEWRTLIVEDEAPTRELLVNYCLARPELKLVKVAKDGEEALEYLQNEEFHLAFLDINLPILSGLDILEKLENPPYIIFITALRDKAIEAFEFGVIDYLLKPFSKERFFKAVDRALEILGNEADKPSKNVFNEHGLFILEKENHFLIPYGEIIYISSRDNFSVVHTEKRQYVTYKSLKSLEQKLPPGKFMRIYKQYIINLEKLSHLQSDNMGNYSVHLKDEDETQLPVGRKYISKIKELL; this is translated from the coding sequence ATGGCAGAATGGAGAACACTTATCGTTGAGGACGAGGCGCCAACTCGGGAATTACTCGTAAATTATTGTTTAGCCCGTCCTGAATTGAAATTAGTAAAAGTGGCCAAAGACGGCGAAGAGGCACTTGAATATCTCCAGAACGAAGAATTCCATCTTGCGTTTTTGGACATTAATCTCCCCATCCTTTCCGGTTTGGATATTTTGGAAAAATTGGAAAACCCTCCTTATATCATTTTTATCACCGCGTTAAGAGACAAGGCCATCGAGGCATTCGAATTTGGTGTCATCGATTATCTTCTAAAACCTTTTTCTAAAGAAAGATTTTTTAAGGCAGTGGATCGTGCTTTGGAAATTTTGGGGAATGAGGCAGATAAACCTTCCAAGAATGTTTTTAACGAACATGGACTTTTTATTTTAGAAAAGGAAAATCATTTTCTCATCCCTTACGGAGAGATCATTTATATTTCTTCTAGAGATAATTTCAGCGTGGTCCATACTGAAAAAAGGCAATATGTAACTTACAAGTCCCTAAAAAGCCTGGAGCAAAAACTTCCGCCAGGTAAATTCATGAGAATTTATAAACAATACATAATCAATCTGGAAAAGTTATCTCATCTGCAAAGTGATAATATGGGAAATTATTCCGTTCACTTAAAAGATGAGGACGAAACACAACTTCCTGTAGGAAGAAAATATATCTCTAAGATCAAAGAACTTCTCTAA
- a CDS encoding MBL fold metallo-hydrolase RNA specificity domain-containing protein, translated as MENQNERLASLQFLGGVGTVTGSKYLIKAFGKTILVDCGLFQGEKKLRLLNWDSDQFFPTEIDHILLTHGHLDHCGYLPRAVKKGFRGKIFGTKPTLDVSNVVLKDSAKLQEEDAELANSGGYSKHKPAFPLYDSDDAEKTIKLFYAVEIGEWFDLEPNIRFRFRYNGHILGASFIELKIGNKTLIFSGDIGREEDPLLYPPEKPDEGDIILIESTYGNRIHRGNPIKRLAQLIQEFSTSKGTIIIPCFAVERIQAVMYLIWKLMKEGEIPNIPVYMDSPMGSKVLDLFNTYGSEWHKLKEDELAGLKDDILCITESSETKKIANKRGPKIVIAGSGMATGGRVLSYLQHSLRDPNSLVLFVGYQAKETRGNKLLRGDTEIKIRGKYYEVRCDVQNIDGLSAHADQTELISWLSKIKTSPKEVFIVHGEEDASRILGNQIRKVYGWETRIPERGEVFEFEV; from the coding sequence GTGGAGAACCAGAACGAACGTCTCGCTAGTTTACAATTTTTAGGGGGAGTGGGAACTGTTACTGGTTCTAAATACCTTATTAAAGCCTTCGGTAAAACAATCCTGGTGGACTGTGGACTTTTCCAAGGGGAGAAAAAGTTAAGACTCCTAAACTGGGACTCGGACCAATTTTTTCCGACGGAAATAGATCATATTCTTCTTACCCATGGACATTTGGACCATTGCGGATATTTGCCTAGAGCGGTCAAAAAAGGATTTAGAGGTAAGATTTTCGGCACCAAACCTACATTAGATGTATCTAATGTAGTTCTGAAAGACAGCGCAAAATTGCAGGAAGAGGATGCTGAACTTGCAAATTCAGGGGGATATTCCAAACATAAGCCCGCCTTTCCATTATACGATAGCGACGATGCCGAAAAAACGATCAAACTATTCTATGCTGTAGAGATCGGAGAATGGTTCGATTTAGAGCCTAATATACGATTTCGTTTCAGATACAACGGCCATATTTTAGGAGCGAGCTTTATTGAATTAAAGATCGGAAATAAGACCCTTATTTTTTCAGGAGATATAGGAAGAGAAGAAGATCCTCTTTTATATCCTCCGGAAAAGCCCGACGAAGGTGATATTATCCTAATAGAATCCACTTACGGAAATCGTATCCATAGAGGAAATCCGATCAAACGTTTGGCTCAGTTGATCCAAGAATTCTCCACTTCCAAAGGAACAATTATCATTCCTTGTTTTGCAGTAGAGAGAATTCAAGCAGTCATGTATTTGATCTGGAAATTGATGAAAGAGGGAGAGATCCCTAATATCCCTGTCTATATGGATTCTCCCATGGGATCCAAAGTTTTAGATTTATTTAATACTTACGGAAGTGAGTGGCATAAACTGAAGGAAGATGAATTAGCAGGATTGAAAGATGATATATTATGCATCACCGAATCTTCCGAGACCAAAAAAATAGCCAACAAAAGAGGTCCTAAAATTGTGATTGCAGGAAGTGGGATGGCCACTGGGGGCAGGGTTCTCTCCTACTTGCAACATTCCTTACGGGACCCTAACTCTTTAGTATTATTCGTAGGTTATCAAGCAAAAGAGACTAGAGGTAATAAGTTACTGAGAGGAGATACCGAGATCAAGATCAGAGGTAAATATTACGAGGTCAGATGCGATGTTCAGAATATAGACGGATTATCCGCTCATGCGGACCAAACAGAACTTATCTCTTGGTTATCCAAGATCAAAACCTCGCCTAAAGAGGTCTTTATCGTACACGGAGAAGAGGATGCCAGTAGGATCTTGGGAAATCAGATCCGCAAAGTATATGGCTGGGAAACAAGGATCCCTGAAAGGGGAGAAGTTTTCGAATTCGAAGTGTAA
- a CDS encoding Crp/Fnr family transcriptional regulator, with protein MTSAVKIATETTRVLPREIFPKENLLHHHELNFTRRKISKNEILFSQGDQANGFYIVETGSIRSYRTSGSGEKQHTFRIYHPGNWVGIRDAAIGGNYLHHAVALVESTVLFVEEEELRRLLNSDSEFQNSVFRYVTIEAVESENKIYSLGTRQVHAKLSEFLLQLSESQDSEEDLPFTREIMASMIGVTTETLVRALADFKSRGWVEIDKRKIVIKNEEALLRLLD; from the coding sequence ATGACCAGCGCAGTAAAAATCGCAACCGAAACAACCCGAGTTTTACCAAGAGAAATTTTTCCGAAAGAAAATCTTCTCCATCACCATGAACTTAATTTCACTCGTAGAAAGATTTCCAAAAACGAGATCTTATTCTCCCAGGGAGATCAGGCCAACGGATTTTATATAGTAGAGACCGGTTCGATCCGATCTTATAGAACTTCCGGGTCCGGAGAAAAACAGCATACATTCAGAATTTATCATCCAGGCAACTGGGTCGGGATTAGAGACGCTGCCATCGGCGGAAATTACTTACATCATGCGGTTGCACTTGTAGAATCCACAGTTTTATTTGTGGAAGAAGAAGAGCTGCGCAGGCTTTTAAACTCCGATTCAGAATTCCAAAATTCAGTATTCAGATATGTGACGATCGAAGCGGTGGAATCGGAAAATAAGATCTACTCTTTGGGAACTCGTCAGGTTCACGCAAAACTTTCAGAATTCCTATTACAATTATCCGAATCCCAAGACTCGGAAGAAGATCTTCCTTTCACGCGTGAGATCATGGCGTCTATGATCGGCGTGACTACTGAGACTTTGGTCCGTGCCTTGGCCGATTTTAAGAGCAGAGGCTGGGTAGAAATCGATAAGAGAAAAATAGTAATCAAGAATGAAGAGGCGCTTCTTCGCTTATTGGATTAA
- a CDS encoding dienelactone hydrolase: MAVLILDEKEDKFADRFYEMRNFLNESGVATLFIKGLLTQEEREVHANRSDTDLLSDRLSEITKQIKNIEGTDSLKVSYIGSSSIAGRMFRAAGSLDSPVESLILIGNGLQEYDGKLLNASILNILGELDFTGRIVNRSVLSKIESSIKRVYFVPGSPSHFEDKTKWIMVSEAIRRWYRFPEKRATEFSEF; this comes from the coding sequence TTGGCGGTTCTGATTTTGGATGAGAAGGAAGACAAATTTGCTGACCGATTTTATGAGATGAGAAATTTTCTGAATGAAAGTGGAGTTGCCACTCTCTTTATAAAAGGCTTATTGACACAAGAGGAAAGAGAAGTACACGCCAATCGTTCCGATACCGACCTTTTGTCGGATCGTCTTTCCGAGATCACAAAACAGATCAAAAATATAGAAGGCACAGATTCTTTAAAAGTTTCTTATATAGGTTCTTCTTCCATTGCAGGTAGAATGTTCCGTGCAGCAGGAAGTTTGGATTCTCCTGTAGAAAGCCTGATACTGATAGGAAATGGCCTTCAAGAATATGATGGTAAATTATTAAACGCTTCCATATTGAATATTTTAGGTGAGCTCGATTTTACCGGTAGAATAGTAAATCGTTCCGTTCTTTCTAAGATTGAATCTTCTATCAAGAGAGTGTATTTTGTGCCAGGCTCTCCCAGTCATTTTGAAGACAAGACTAAATGGATTATGGTTTCTGAAGCCATACGAAGATGGTACCGCTTTCCTGAAAAAAGAGCCACGGAATTCTCCGAATTTTAA
- a CDS encoding sulfite exporter TauE/SafE family protein, with the protein MELTSAILFGSFLNGLTGSFHCLGMCGPLAGSLNLTLSPTDKKTSPVLLQILYNLGRLVSYSSIGLGFGFLGKVTNQSLSLLLPAQEFAAWFGAGFILLFGISILFQKDWTQNRFFSKIFSKVGSRLLKIRENKSPSSKLAIGFMFGMLTGFLPCGILYPAFVMAFATGSPAFGALSMFFFFLGTFPLLFGFGLGFKMILAKFGKDKLKLAGFAIILLSISLILFRMNHTHHHSEQGEKMEEGSHLHHHH; encoded by the coding sequence ATGGAACTGACTTCCGCAATCTTATTCGGATCATTTTTAAATGGCCTAACAGGTTCTTTTCACTGTTTGGGAATGTGCGGACCATTGGCAGGAAGCCTGAATCTCACATTATCTCCGACTGATAAAAAGACAAGTCCTGTTCTATTACAAATTTTGTATAATCTAGGCAGATTAGTTTCTTACTCTTCCATCGGATTAGGATTCGGATTCTTAGGAAAGGTCACAAACCAAAGTCTTTCTTTACTACTTCCCGCTCAGGAATTCGCAGCCTGGTTCGGTGCTGGTTTTATCCTACTCTTTGGGATTTCCATTCTATTCCAGAAAGATTGGACCCAGAATCGATTTTTCTCGAAAATATTTTCTAAAGTAGGATCCAGACTTTTAAAAATAAGGGAGAACAAGAGTCCAAGCTCCAAATTAGCAATCGGATTTATGTTCGGGATGTTGACCGGTTTTTTACCATGCGGGATCTTATATCCTGCGTTCGTCATGGCATTTGCAACTGGCTCACCTGCATTCGGTGCACTCAGTATGTTCTTTTTCTTTTTAGGGACCTTCCCTCTACTTTTCGGATTCGGTTTAGGATTTAAAATGATTCTGGCAAAATTCGGAAAAGATAAACTAAAACTCGCGGGCTTTGCGATCATTCTTCTTTCTATCTCCCTGATATTATTCAGAATGAACCACACTCATCATCATTCAGAGCAGGGAGAAAAAATGGAAGAAGGTAGCCACCTTCACCACCATCATTAA
- the ccoS gene encoding cbb3-type cytochrome oxidase assembly protein CcoS: MNALYLTIPIALVISFGAFYVFLLNFKSGQYEDIEGPKYRMLFEEDKQEKSN; encoded by the coding sequence ATGAACGCTTTGTATCTGACAATTCCGATCGCACTCGTGATCTCCTTCGGAGCATTTTACGTATTCTTGCTCAATTTTAAGTCGGGCCAATACGAGGATATCGAAGGTCCTAAATACAGAATGTTATTTGAAGAAGACAAACAGGAAAAATCGAATTAG
- a CDS encoding heavy metal translocating P-type ATPase encodes MKVLENKTLCFHCNTEIDGVSIRRTEQGVEREYCCNGCAEISHLLLENGLDQFYQIRGTQSLEPIDTYAPKFSPEELDNESVYSEYLEKKTGSDSNIYITVTNLHCSACVWLIETVLTKTEGIQEARINFGTGRLKVGFDLSKITLGKIIKTIESLGYKAKLYSPLKAESKVEKPFQELSIRMIVAGFCWGNIMLFSASLYAGYFEGMEFNIKNLFHYISWIFATPVYFYSGYPFWKGAYESWKRKLLGMDTLLFAGVSLAYFYSIYVTISGKGEVYFDSVCTIYFFILLGKYFEAMIRYKAGAKIGELLSLLPEEYEVSKKGIWSKHSAASIEKGDLVRLSLGSKAPVDGILDSETAFFDESVLTGESKPIRKSKGAEIKAGSVSLSTDVKFQAKGSANESSLAQIGRILEDSLLTKPKIQRSTDKLAAVFIKVVLFVAIGTFIYWFNFHSMEDAILNTISVLIVACPCALGLSVPAALVISHLLQSREGVLVKNPESVEILAKANRIFFDKTGTLTTGKLELNAEKYFTIEENSSKYREIAIRLESHSSHPIAKSIIETFATDAPEFLENISSNNSESGSASTSSGWNSYKEIPGEGMEAVFQGKTYRIGKKNFAWENNPENDGWIHLSENGIPLVAWEFRDKARAEAKGSIQELKSFFSNMEILSGDIPSKVETLSRELGIQSYKANLTPLQKKERILEAQSSGEVVLMVGDGINDSACIAQADLGISMGMGSDLSLDKSDIILVKDKLDSLPKSVLIARKTRRVILQNICLSLVYNSIMIPLAAGGLMLPVICAGFMTLSSLTVVLNSLSLKHRVFT; translated from the coding sequence TTGAAAGTATTAGAAAACAAAACATTATGTTTTCATTGTAATACAGAGATCGATGGAGTATCTATACGCAGAACGGAACAAGGAGTAGAAAGGGAATATTGTTGTAATGGATGTGCTGAAATCTCTCATTTATTACTCGAAAACGGATTGGATCAATTCTATCAGATTAGAGGAACCCAATCTTTAGAACCAATCGATACGTACGCTCCAAAATTTTCTCCGGAAGAATTGGATAACGAATCCGTATATTCGGAATATTTAGAAAAGAAGACCGGTTCGGATTCAAACATATACATCACAGTCACTAACCTACATTGTTCTGCTTGCGTTTGGTTGATAGAAACTGTTCTCACAAAAACAGAAGGGATCCAAGAAGCGAGGATCAATTTCGGGACAGGAAGACTCAAAGTAGGATTTGATCTTTCTAAGATCACACTTGGAAAAATCATCAAAACGATCGAAAGTTTAGGATACAAGGCCAAACTATATTCTCCCCTAAAGGCAGAATCCAAGGTAGAAAAACCATTCCAAGAGCTTAGCATCCGAATGATAGTCGCGGGCTTCTGCTGGGGAAATATCATGCTGTTCTCCGCAAGTCTTTATGCGGGCTATTTCGAAGGAATGGAATTCAATATTAAAAATTTATTCCATTATATTTCCTGGATATTTGCTACCCCGGTTTATTTTTATTCAGGATATCCGTTCTGGAAGGGTGCTTACGAATCCTGGAAAAGAAAACTTCTCGGAATGGATACATTATTATTCGCAGGAGTAAGTCTTGCTTACTTCTATAGTATTTATGTAACAATTTCCGGGAAGGGAGAAGTCTATTTCGACTCTGTTTGCACCATCTACTTCTTCATTTTACTCGGAAAATATTTCGAAGCAATGATCCGTTACAAGGCAGGGGCAAAAATAGGAGAATTACTCTCCCTCCTTCCGGAAGAATACGAAGTCTCTAAAAAAGGGATCTGGTCCAAACATTCCGCAGCTTCCATTGAAAAAGGAGACTTAGTTCGACTATCATTAGGAAGTAAGGCTCCGGTAGACGGGATCTTAGATTCCGAGACCGCATTCTTCGATGAATCCGTTTTGACCGGAGAAAGTAAACCGATCCGAAAATCGAAAGGGGCAGAGATCAAGGCAGGTTCCGTTTCACTTTCTACCGACGTAAAATTCCAGGCAAAAGGAAGCGCTAACGAAAGCTCGCTCGCACAGATCGGAAGAATATTAGAAGATTCTTTATTAACAAAGCCGAAAATCCAAAGAAGTACCGACAAACTGGCCGCTGTTTTCATTAAAGTTGTACTATTCGTTGCGATAGGAACATTTATCTACTGGTTTAATTTTCATTCAATGGAAGATGCGATCTTAAATACGATCAGCGTTTTAATTGTCGCCTGCCCTTGCGCGCTAGGCTTAAGTGTTCCGGCTGCACTCGTGATCAGTCACTTACTCCAATCTAGGGAAGGTGTACTCGTCAAAAATCCGGAGTCAGTGGAAATTTTAGCAAAAGCAAATCGGATTTTCTTCGACAAAACTGGAACGCTGACCACAGGCAAATTAGAATTAAACGCAGAAAAATATTTCACAATAGAGGAAAATTCTTCCAAGTACAGAGAGATCGCGATCCGATTAGAATCCCATTCTTCTCACCCAATCGCAAAATCGATTATAGAGACATTTGCAACGGATGCCCCTGAGTTTTTAGAGAATATTAGCTCTAACAATTCCGAATCAGGCTCGGCGAGTACGTCCTCTGGTTGGAACTCCTACAAAGAAATTCCAGGAGAAGGAATGGAAGCCGTATTCCAAGGCAAGACTTACCGAATCGGGAAAAAGAACTTCGCCTGGGAAAATAATCCGGAAAACGACGGATGGATCCATCTTTCAGAGAATGGGATCCCCTTGGTTGCTTGGGAATTCAGAGATAAAGCCAGAGCGGAAGCGAAAGGATCTATTCAAGAGCTAAAATCATTCTTTTCTAATATGGAAATATTGTCCGGAGATATTCCATCCAAGGTGGAAACCCTTTCCAGAGAATTGGGGATACAAAGTTATAAAGCAAATTTAACTCCTCTACAAAAGAAAGAAAGGATCTTAGAAGCCCAATCTTCAGGGGAAGTGGTCCTTATGGTTGGAGATGGGATCAACGATTCAGCCTGTATCGCTCAGGCAGATTTAGGTATTTCTATGGGAATGGGTTCCGATCTTTCCTTGGATAAATCGGATATCATACTCGTAAAAGACAAACTGGATTCACTTCCTAAATCAGTTTTGATCGCAAGAAAAACAAGAAGGGTAATTCTGCAAAACATCTGCCTTTCTTTAGTTTATAATTCCATAATGATCCCGTTAGCAGCAGGAGGATTGATGCTTCCTGTGATCTGTGCGGGCTTTATGACATTGAGTTCCTTGACCGTAGTCCTAAATTCACTTTCTTTAAAGCATAGGGTATTTACATGA
- a CDS encoding FixH family protein: MDVSLKRAFWVIKIAFLALFVATFYTVKLALAGHTPTIDSNYYEKGLKYEQSILSQRKMVEAGYGFQADWLQNPNIIQSGKQELQLEFKHNGQKIQGAHIQVQLDKTATEKFNETITLKEATPGKYQGTLSIPFPGEWRISISAKIPEGTLEKTVSLKVKH; the protein is encoded by the coding sequence ATGGACGTTAGTTTAAAAAGAGCCTTTTGGGTGATAAAGATCGCATTTCTCGCATTGTTTGTTGCTACTTTCTATACCGTAAAACTAGCTTTAGCAGGGCATACTCCGACTATCGATTCCAATTATTACGAAAAAGGACTCAAATACGAACAGTCCATTCTATCTCAAAGAAAAATGGTAGAGGCAGGCTATGGATTCCAAGCGGATTGGCTCCAAAATCCGAATATAATTCAATCTGGAAAACAAGAGCTACAGTTGGAATTCAAACATAACGGACAAAAGATCCAAGGTGCTCATATCCAAGTCCAATTGGATAAAACAGCGACTGAAAAATTCAATGAGACAATCACCTTAAAAGAAGCTACCCCTGGAAAATACCAAGGAACACTCTCTATTCCTTTCCCAGGAGAGTGGAGAATTTCAATCTCCGCTAAAATCCCGGAAGGAACTCTGGAAAAAACCGTATCACTTAAGGTAAAACATTGA
- the ccoG gene encoding cytochrome c oxidase accessory protein CcoG, translating to MIISRPMQGKIRTARNYVQVFLVLLFFITPWIRWDGFQAIRLDIPDRKFFLFGNIFIPQEGYFLHLFLIAAGLSLFFFTTLIGRVWCGWACPQTIYSDIFDWIGRKIQDSKYGKQDANRALVALTHVAWILVSFAASFAWISYFSDPYQMISYFKNPNVNFPTWSLFLGFFTFAMYADIAFIREQFCKYGCPYARFQTVMMDNHSVNITYDYSRGEPRRQGKTKIGDCTACNMCLVVCPTGIDIREGANPWCIACGKCSDACTKQMDKENKKTLIGYWSENQISQKGSPIRWIRPRTVIYALFLTLTISAIGILLSSRVPLYLSVLPDRNIQPMLIQEGIVRNFYEVQMQNLTPKDRTLKFEIETSDLQGERKILVGGTEEATVQLKGNSEERYRLFIELKIAEQDSKKRSHDIKLKVIDIQDSEYSKSETVPFLLPVSISGWKIQNDERIVHGR from the coding sequence ATGATCATTTCAAGACCAATGCAGGGAAAGATAAGGACTGCAAGAAATTACGTCCAGGTTTTCTTGGTCCTTCTCTTTTTTATAACTCCTTGGATTCGCTGGGATGGATTTCAAGCTATCCGATTGGATATACCGGATAGAAAGTTCTTTCTATTCGGTAATATTTTTATCCCTCAGGAAGGATATTTTCTTCATTTATTCCTGATTGCTGCCGGACTCTCCCTTTTCTTCTTTACTACTCTGATTGGTAGAGTTTGGTGCGGATGGGCTTGTCCACAAACCATCTATTCTGATATTTTCGATTGGATCGGAAGGAAGATACAAGATTCAAAATACGGAAAACAAGATGCAAACCGTGCCTTAGTAGCTCTAACTCACGTAGCATGGATTTTAGTTAGCTTTGCCGCGTCTTTTGCTTGGATCTCCTATTTTTCAGATCCATACCAGATGATCTCTTATTTCAAAAATCCTAATGTAAATTTCCCTACTTGGTCTTTATTTCTGGGATTTTTTACGTTCGCAATGTATGCCGATATTGCTTTTATACGGGAGCAATTCTGTAAATATGGTTGTCCTTATGCACGCTTCCAAACAGTGATGATGGACAATCATTCAGTCAATATTACTTACGATTACTCAAGGGGAGAACCCAGAAGACAGGGAAAAACAAAGATCGGCGATTGCACGGCCTGTAATATGTGCCTGGTCGTATGTCCTACAGGAATAGATATCAGAGAAGGAGCCAATCCTTGGTGTATCGCATGCGGAAAATGTTCGGACGCATGCACAAAACAAATGGATAAGGAAAATAAGAAAACCTTGATAGGCTACTGGTCTGAAAACCAGATCTCCCAAAAAGGCTCTCCTATCCGTTGGATCCGGCCGAGAACCGTCATCTACGCTCTCTTTCTTACGCTCACAATCTCGGCAATCGGGATCTTATTATCGAGCAGAGTCCCACTTTATCTATCCGTTCTTCCAGATAGAAATATACAACCGATGTTAATCCAAGAAGGGATTGTTCGTAACTTTTACGAAGTACAAATGCAGAACCTGACTCCCAAAGACAGAACCTTAAAATTCGAAATAGAGACCTCCGACTTGCAGGGAGAAAGAAAAATACTCGTTGGCGGAACGGAAGAAGCTACCGTACAATTAAAAGGAAACTCCGAGGAAAGATACAGACTCTTTATAGAACTTAAGATAGCAGAGCAAGACTCTAAAAAAAGAAGTCATGATATTAAGCTAAAAGTGATAGATATTCAAGATTCTGAATATTCAAAATCGGAGACAGTCCCATTCCTGCTTCCGGTATCTATTTCCGGATGGAAAATACAAAATGATGAGAGGATAGTCCATGGACGTTAG
- a CDS encoding cbb3-type cytochrome c oxidase N-terminal domain-containing protein, protein MSDPNKEFDGIRQADNPLPEWWKWVFLGCIIFAGVYAVYFHGFSDWGTSEYYAAQIQEYEKEFPNRNVAVESTDGSNPFRGNQEAINAGQKTFQTYCVACHGPTGEGLVGPNLMDKEWLHGNTDLELYATVMKGISVERAKLGRGPMPAHENSLGSEKVYQVLAWLASRNPELKSSK, encoded by the coding sequence ATGAGTGATCCAAACAAGGAATTCGACGGGATCAGACAGGCAGACAATCCCCTTCCAGAATGGTGGAAATGGGTTTTCTTAGGATGTATTATTTTCGCTGGGGTTTACGCCGTATACTTCCACGGATTTTCGGACTGGGGAACAAGCGAGTATTATGCGGCCCAGATCCAAGAATACGAGAAAGAATTTCCGAATCGTAACGTTGCAGTTGAGTCTACAGACGGATCAAATCCGTTCAGAGGGAACCAAGAAGCGATCAATGCGGGACAAAAAACGTTCCAAACCTATTGTGTCGCTTGCCATGGACCGACAGGAGAAGGTTTAGTAGGCCCTAACCTAATGGATAAGGAATGGCTGCACGGAAATACGGATCTAGAACTTTATGCAACCGTAATGAAGGGAATTTCCGTTGAAAGAGCGAAATTAGGCAGAGGACCGATGCCGGCTCATGAGAACTCATTAGGTTCCGAAAAAGTTTACCAAGTACTTGCTTGGTTGGCTTCCCGGAATCCGGAGCTAAAATCTTCCAAATAA
- a CDS encoding cbb3-type cytochrome c oxidase subunit 3 yields the protein MDLDTLQIYKSLRLPILVLSIFTIILYVYRSSRKERMEKPKFRMLEED from the coding sequence ATGGATTTAGATACATTACAAATTTATAAATCGTTAAGACTTCCGATCCTGGTACTATCCATATTTACGATTATCTTATACGTATATAGAAGTTCCAGAAAGGAAAGAATGGAAAAACCTAAATTCCGAATGCTGGAGGAGGATTAA
- the ccoO gene encoding cytochrome-c oxidase, cbb3-type subunit II: MNWFDKLLDWFSGFTDQWEKHGVKFTLYTTIAILIGGLFELVPPFFLTKTAEPIQNVKPYNALELAGRDVYQKEGCNNCHTQMIRPFKWEVDRFDPQHSYGKDGYSKAGEYVYDHPFLWGSKRTGPDLAHESQIQPSAEWHKTHLINPRDTAKGSIMPAYPWLFEESSTVDASKIADHMRGLQKVGVPYTEEDISSAPNLLAGKTAGDALIAYLLKLGRDTAELSKSLQ, encoded by the coding sequence ATGAATTGGTTCGACAAATTATTGGATTGGTTCTCCGGTTTTACAGATCAGTGGGAAAAACACGGAGTTAAATTCACATTATATACTACGATAGCTATCTTGATCGGAGGATTATTCGAGTTAGTTCCTCCCTTCTTCCTCACAAAAACGGCAGAGCCTATTCAGAACGTAAAGCCGTATAACGCATTGGAATTGGCAGGAAGGGATGTTTATCAGAAGGAAGGATGTAATAACTGTCACACTCAGATGATACGTCCTTTTAAATGGGAAGTGGATCGTTTCGACCCTCAGCATTCCTATGGAAAAGACGGTTACTCCAAAGCGGGAGAGTATGTTTACGATCACCCTTTCCTATGGGGATCCAAAAGAACAGGACCGGATCTGGCTCATGAATCTCAGATACAACCCTCTGCGGAATGGCATAAGACACATTTGATTAATCCTAGAGATACAGCAAAAGGTTCCATAATGCCTGCATATCCTTGGTTATTCGAAGAGTCTTCCACCGTCGATGCTTCTAAGATCGCGGACCATATGAGAGGACTCCAAAAGGTAGGAGTTCCATATACGGAAGAAGATATCTCCTCCGCTCCTAATTTATTAGCCGGAAAAACTGCAGGAGACGCTTTAATCGCATACCTGCTGAAATTGGGAAGAGATACCGCCGAATTGTCCAAAAGTTTACAGTGA